The sequence GGAGATCCGCCGGCTGGCCGTCCGCAAGCTCGGTGAGATGGGCGAAACCGTGGCGCTGCGCCGCTCGCGTGGCTTCGACGCCACCCGTGAGATGGTGGAAAGCGGCGTGGGCAAGGAGCTGATGGACCAGCTCCGCGAGGAGATCGCGGCCATGCAGACCGACCTCCAGACCTCGATGGCGGTCCGGCAGTTCCGCTCGATCCAGAGCCTGAAGCAGACGAACACGGCGATCATCGTCTGCGGTTTCGCGGCTCTTGCGGGAGGGGCGGTGTTTTCGTGGATGCTGTTCCTGTATCTCCGGAACCAGGAACGGCAGACGGAGCTCGCGGTGGAGAAGGAGACGGCCCAAAAGGCGGATCGCGCCAAGAGCGAGTTCCTGGCGATGATGAGTCACGAGATCCGGACGCCGATGAACGCGATCCTTGGCTTCGGCGAGCTGCTCCACGATTCCGCCGCCACCACCCGCGACAAGAAATTCGCCGAGGCGATCCTGAGCAGCGGCAATTCCCTGCTGACCCTCATCAATGACATCCTCGACATTTCCAAGATCGAGGCGGGCAAGCTGGAGATCCACAGCGAGCCGGTGCGGATGGGCGAACTGGCCCGCAATCTGGCGATGCTCTTTTCCTTCCGCGCCTCGGAAAAGGGCCTGGAGTACCGGGTGGAGATCGATCCCTCGGTGCCGCCCGCGCTGGGATTCGACCCCCTCCGTGTCCGTCAGGTGTTGTTGAATCTGGTAGGGAACGCAATGAAGTTCACCCGCGAGGGTTCGGTGGTGGTGAAGATTGGCCCGTTCCAAGCGGCGGGCGGAAGCGGTCGTGGCATCCTGCGGTTCCAAGTGGATGACACCGGCATCGGCATTCCCGAGGCTGAGCTGGAGGAGGTATTCCGGCCGTTTTTTCAGATCGATTCCAAGGAGCGCCGCGAGTTCCAGGGCACGGGGTTGGGGCTGGCGATCAGCCGTCGTCTGGCATCGATGATGGGCGGCTCGCTCAATGTCACCAGCGAGCTGGGGAAGGGCTCGCGATTCCGGCTCGAACTGCCGGTGCAGGTCGCCAGCGAATCGGAGACCGCGGAACCGGGCCTTTCACCCGAGGAAATCGATTTCGACCGCCTCGCCACGTCCAAGATCCTGGTGGCGGATGCGGGCGAGCTGGATCGCGAGGTGATCCGCGGCTATCTGGCTGGCAGCCATCACCAGGTCATGGAGGCCCATGAAGGCGAGGAGGTGGCCGCCACCTGCCGACGTCATCGTCCGGACGTGATTCTCCTCGACCTGTGGTCGCCGGGTTTCGATGGCCGGGTGATTCGCAAGCAGTTGAAGAGTCACGAGGAAACCCGCTCGATCCCGCTGGTCGCGGTGTCTGCTTCGCCCTTGCTCGATGAGGGAGCGGGTCTGCGCGTGCTTTTCGATGGCGTGCTGGACAAGCCGATCAGCCGCGCGGCCCTGCTTGCGGAGTTGGCGCGGGTGCTGCCGCCCAATGAATCGCTGATCCTCCACGGCCCCGGGCGACCGCTCCCGCCCAACAGCGGCGGCTGGCGCATCGATTCCCGTTCGCGGGCCGAATGGGAGGATCTGCTGGCCACCTTGCGCGGCGCATTCGGGCGCGAGGCCTCGCGGCTGGCGATCGTGGTGCCGATGCAAGCGTCCATGGACTTCGTGCGCCGGCTCTCCGTCCGCTCGGATGCCGCCACGCCTCCGCTTTCTGATTTCGCCGCCGAACTTCAATCCCATCTGGAAGCCTTTGAAACCGATGCGGCGGCCCGTTGCCTGCGGCGTTTTTCCTCGCTTGCGGACTCGCTGGAGAAAGCCCTTTCTTCCCATACTCCGCCGTGATGCGCCATGATCGTCCCGTCATTCTCGTCGTCGATGACGAGCCCAAGAACATCCAGGTGGTCGGTTCCCTGCTGCTGCGGGAGGGCTACGAGATCATCACCGCGCGAGGTGGGGAGGAAGGATTGGAGAAAGCCCGCGAGGTGCTTCCCGATCTGATCCTTCTGGATGTGATGATGCCCGGCATCAGCGGGGTGGAGGTGGCCTGCCGCCTGCAGGACGATCCGGATTGGCCTGCCGTGCCGATTATTTTCCTCTCCGCGGCGACCGACAAGACCTTCATCATCGAGGCTCTGTCAGCCGGTGGGGTGGACTACGTCACCAAGCCATTCCATGGTCCGGAGTTGCTGCGGCGGATCGAGCTGCATCTCGGCCTGCGCCGCACCAGCCGGATGCTGGAAGAGACGATCGCGGAGCAGAACCGCCTGATCGAGGTGCTGGCTCACGATCTCAAAAACCCGCTGGGTTCGGTGCGGTTCTCCGCGAAGCTGCTGGAGGAGCAGGCAGCGGGTCCGAAGGTGGACCGCCTCGCCGGGATGATCCTGGAAGGCACCGATCGTGCGATCGAGATCGTGGAGTCGCTTTTGGAAATCCGCTGGGTCGAGCACGCCAAATCCACGTTAAGTCTGGACGACTTGAACCTGAAAGAGCTGCTGAACGATGTCTGTAAGGGCTTCGCCAGCCGCGCCGATGAAAAGGGGATCACGATCCGCCGGGTGGATACTCCGGATCTCCCGAAAGTGCGCGCGGATCGCGGGTGCCTGCTGCGGGTGCTGGAGAATCTGATTTCCAACGCGCTGAAATTTTCCCCGCCCCAGACGACCGTGACGCTGGTCAGCGGTTGCGAGGCCGAATGGATCACCTTCACCGTGGAGGATGAGGGCCCGGGCATCCCGACCGGTGAAACGTCACGCTTGTTCCAGCGCTACGCCCGCCTCAGCAGCCGGCCGACCGGCGGCGAATCGTCGACCGGGCTCGGCCTGAGCATCGTGCGCGAGCTGGTTCACGCCATGGGCGGCTCGATTGCCTATCATCCGTCCAAGGCGGGCGGGGCGTCTTTTCAAGTGCAGTTGCCTGCGGCGGAAGCTTGAGAAAAAGAAAGACGCCTTGGCTCTTTGGGGGGACCAAGGCGTCTTCGAGCGTGCCTTTGGGGCGGAAATCAGCGGCTGCGCGGGGCGCGGGACTGGCCGCCGCGGTTGGCGGGCGGCGCACCTTCCTGGCCGTTGCCGTTCTCACGCGGCGGGCGGCCATTGGGGCCTCCGGGGCGACCGGGTGGCGGTCCGAGTTCATCGGGGGTCAGTTGTCCGTCGCCGTTCTTATCGAGCTGCTTGAGGGCTTCGGCGGCACCTTGGAGTTCCTCGGCGGAGATCACTCCGTCGTGGTTTTTGTCGATGACGGCGAACAGGGGAGGCGGCGGCGGTTTCGGACGGTTGTCTTCGCCGGAGGGCGCTTGGTCGTAGGCCTGGGGAGCGGCTTCATCGGTGGAATTGCCCTCCGGTGGTGGCGGCGGGGGCTGCACTTCGTCGATGGCGATGGAGCCATCGCCATTGGCATCCAGCGTGGCCAGTTCGGTGGCGGCATTGGCCAGTTCCTGGGCGCTGATGACATGGTTATCGTCGGCATCCAGGGCATGGAACAGCGGTCCCGGAGGGCCGGGCGGGGGAGGTGGCGGGCGACGGTCGGTGTCTTCCGCGTGGGCCGTCAGCGCGAGGGCCGCCAGCAAGGCGGCGATGGGTGATGTCTTCATGGTTCGATCGGGTTGGGCGGCCCTCATGGATCCGCTGAAGATGGAACCATCCCCTTGTTAAGGGACCATGTCCGTGATGGGGGAAAATTGTGAAGAGCGGGTAAAAAGCCGGGCGCGGATTTTTGTAAAGTTGGCGTAAATCGAATCGCCCGGAGGGGTGTTTTCCCATGATAGTCCCCATCATTGGCATGACTCCCCCCGAAACCCAAACTGGCAGGCCTCTTCTCCTGGTCGATGATGACCGCAAGCTCTGCGGCTTGATCCGTGACTACCTCACCCCCCTCGGCTGGAAGGTCGAGGTGAAGCACACCGGCCCGGAAGGGCTGGAGGCCGCGATGGGAGGAGAATACGAGGCGGTGATCCTGGATGTGATGATGCCGGGCATGGATGGATTCGATGTCCTGCGGGAGTTGCGGAAACGTTCGGATGTCCCGGTGCTGATGCTGACCGCGATGGGAGATGAGGCGGATCGGATCGCCGGGCTGGAAACCGGTGCCGATGACTATCTGCCGAAGACGTTCTCGGTCCGAGAATTGCTCGCCCGCCTCCGCGCGGTGACGCGCCGCCATTCGACCAAGGTGGAGAAGACCGAACCGAGCGAATGGACCGCCGGGGAGTTGCGCCTCTGCGAGCAATCCCACACCGCGGTGCTGGGCGACCGTTCTTTGGAGCTCACCGCGCTGGAGTTCGCGCTGCTCACCGAATTGCTGCGTGCAAAGGGCCGGGTGAAGACCCGCGAACAGCTCATCGAGCAGGTGTCCGAGCGCCGTTTCGACATTTTCGACCGGTCCATCGACGTGCATGTCTCCGCGCTGCGGCGGAAGCTCGGCGACGATCCGAGGGAACCG comes from Luteolibacter sp. LG18 and encodes:
- a CDS encoding CHASE3 domain-containing protein, yielding MRREFRLKHALASFVAVALVAGIVGTSIYGTRRNLDDFSGMIRSRETLLQVHRLLVSLQDTETGQRGFVITGSEEYLEPYERGKGETLSRLDKLEEMVSGEPLLSARVAEIRRLAVRKLGEMGETVALRRSRGFDATREMVESGVGKELMDQLREEIAAMQTDLQTSMAVRQFRSIQSLKQTNTAIIVCGFAALAGGAVFSWMLFLYLRNQERQTELAVEKETAQKADRAKSEFLAMMSHEIRTPMNAILGFGELLHDSAATTRDKKFAEAILSSGNSLLTLINDILDISKIEAGKLEIHSEPVRMGELARNLAMLFSFRASEKGLEYRVEIDPSVPPALGFDPLRVRQVLLNLVGNAMKFTREGSVVVKIGPFQAAGGSGRGILRFQVDDTGIGIPEAELEEVFRPFFQIDSKERREFQGTGLGLAISRRLASMMGGSLNVTSELGKGSRFRLELPVQVASESETAEPGLSPEEIDFDRLATSKILVADAGELDREVIRGYLAGSHHQVMEAHEGEEVAATCRRHRPDVILLDLWSPGFDGRVIRKQLKSHEETRSIPLVAVSASPLLDEGAGLRVLFDGVLDKPISRAALLAELARVLPPNESLILHGPGRPLPPNSGGWRIDSRSRAEWEDLLATLRGAFGREASRLAIVVPMQASMDFVRRLSVRSDAATPPLSDFAAELQSHLEAFETDAAARCLRRFSSLADSLEKALSSHTPP
- a CDS encoding hybrid sensor histidine kinase/response regulator codes for the protein MRHDRPVILVVDDEPKNIQVVGSLLLREGYEIITARGGEEGLEKAREVLPDLILLDVMMPGISGVEVACRLQDDPDWPAVPIIFLSAATDKTFIIEALSAGGVDYVTKPFHGPELLRRIELHLGLRRTSRMLEETIAEQNRLIEVLAHDLKNPLGSVRFSAKLLEEQAAGPKVDRLAGMILEGTDRAIEIVESLLEIRWVEHAKSTLSLDDLNLKELLNDVCKGFASRADEKGITIRRVDTPDLPKVRADRGCLLRVLENLISNALKFSPPQTTVTLVSGCEAEWITFTVEDEGPGIPTGETSRLFQRYARLSSRPTGGESSTGLGLSIVRELVHAMGGSIAYHPSKAGGASFQVQLPAAEA
- a CDS encoding EF-hand domain-containing protein, giving the protein MKTSPIAALLAALALTAHAEDTDRRPPPPPPGPPGPLFHALDADDNHVISAQELANAATELATLDANGDGSIAIDEVQPPPPPPEGNSTDEAAPQAYDQAPSGEDNRPKPPPPPLFAVIDKNHDGVISAEELQGAAEALKQLDKNGDGQLTPDELGPPPGRPGGPNGRPPRENGNGQEGAPPANRGGQSRAPRSR
- a CDS encoding response regulator transcription factor; amino-acid sequence: MTPPETQTGRPLLLVDDDRKLCGLIRDYLTPLGWKVEVKHTGPEGLEAAMGGEYEAVILDVMMPGMDGFDVLRELRKRSDVPVLMLTAMGDEADRIAGLETGADDYLPKTFSVRELLARLRAVTRRHSTKVEKTEPSEWTAGELRLCEQSHTAVLGDRSLELTALEFALLTELLRAKGRVKTREQLIEQVSERRFDIFDRSIDVHVSALRRKLGDDPREPRYIRTVRGVGYVLGDPDSRS